The DNA region TTCCAGTCAGCCTGCAGAAACAGGAGCCACTGGTTCTTTCTGagataaacatttttaaaatctatCGTGATCAAAGTTGATGTGAGAATTGAATCTTTACATTAGAAGATTTTTATGCAGGTTTTTTATTATGGACAAAAGAATCATTGGGCTACGTGAatgtaaatgaatgtaaaaggaaagttacatttaaatgtgtgtcaGACTCGAAGACCGAAAGATTTTATCTGgattatttaatgtttatttatcTGAGTATATGCAGGTTTGTTCATACAAAGATCTGAGCATGTGGAACATAAACCTGGGGccctactggggctctactggggacCTGCTGGGAACCTCCTGAGGACCTGCTAGGGCCCTGGTTCCAACTTGCTAGGGACCTACTTTGGACCTACAGGGGCCCTACTGGTCCCTGCTGAGGTTTGGGCTGATCAGGCTGGGAGCAGCTGTCTGCTTGTCTCCACCCTCCTGATTTACTAAACCGATGGGATGGAATCAGCAGCCACTCTCAGAGGGAGGACAGCCGCAGGCTTCTGACTCAGTAAGTATCTGTGGAACCTACCTGAGCATGTGTAGGgattgaaccaacaacctcatCTGTAATGTTAACATTGGCACAGAATAATGGGATGTGgattttattgaatttgaatTGAATTTATTCACtgttaaaagcaaaaaataaataaaaaaaaatattgatttgaaAGTACTAATTAAGGTGTATTTAAGGTTGAATTTTTAGATTCAAGAGtagtttttatatttgtttattctttatttaatatatttaagaTATCGTTAAAAATAGAAGGCTCGTTTTGTTCAACGAGGTGAATTTTCATCAATACTGCGATTGGCAGAAATCGATTTATTCGATGTATTTTCTCAGTAAAAGTTGTTTTACGAAGGTTCGAAGGCGCTAAAATGACGGAGCTGCAGCTCCGAGTCGCTGTCCGCGGTCCTGAAGCGGGAACCCAGACACCCTCCAGAACCGAACCTTAACGGTCAGAACACAGGGTGCAGGGGGGACCAACCTAAACCTAACCGAAACAGCAGGGCAATGAAGCGAACTCTGGAAACCATCTCTCGCACACGCGCACGACGcccagcagaggagggagacCGTGAACGTGCGGAATCTCACCcttctgcagaggaacagcaggttccggttctggttctgctgggcctCAGTTTGTGCTAATTCCCAGCAGAAAGAGGCTCATCGGAACCAGAGCTGCCTGTTTATTTGGACGCGGGGTTCGCCTCCTCCTGGCGGATCCACGAGAAAGCGCACCCGCAAATATCGAAGCGCCCGAAACCGCAACGAGCGtcttaattattattattattgttatttattaatttattcacGAGCACTTTGCTTTAACGTACAATTGTAACGTACAAttgtttaaacattaaacaataaCCGTATATTTACACTGTGTCCTTCACGTGTGGAAGTAAAATTTCTAAAATCATTTCATAATCGCTAAAATTAAAGACCAatttaaatagaataaatttCGTTATTCAtaatgtaaaaaatgaaaagcttTCGTTTGTAAAATTACGCAGTTAAGTCCACATATTACAAACAACAAATGCAATATTAAAGTCCTGGATTAGAATCAACTTTACACGAAGCACacggaaataaataaatatctagTCAAAGAAATATATAAAGTGATACACACATCTAACTATCATTataattatcattgttattattgttgttatcatcgTTGGCTACGAATAACGAAGATAATAATTTAGTTTGGGAAAAGACCATATGTAACCtttgtttctattttattttgctaaattattcacatttttatGGTCCTCTGGTTACTTTAACACTGGTTAAAATATGGGAGAGAAGGAGACGGAAACtgagaaaaagagaaggaacaagagagagagagggagagagagagagagagagagagagagagattgaaaCTAAATAGGAGAGggaacaagagagagagagagagagattggaaCTAAGAATAAGAGAGggaacaagagagagagagagattggaaCTAAGAATAAGAGAGggaacaagagagagagagagagagagagagagattgaaaCTAAATAGGAGAGggaacaagagagagagagagagattgaaaCTAAGAATAAGAGAGggaacaagagagagagagagagagattgaaaCTAAATAGGAGAGggaacaagagagagagagagagagagagagagattgaaaCTAAATATGAGAGGGAGGCGGTGAGAGAGAGCGGGGGAGAGAATGGGTGAGAGAGGCAGGGAGGCGGTGAGAGAAAGCGGGAGTGTTCCAGAAGCACGCTCATGGGTGATGCTGTGCGCCGTTTCTGAGCTGAAGAACTTCAAACATGGACAGGCTGCGTACAGACAACCCAgtacacgcgcgcgcgcgcacgcacacgcacgcacacacgcacgctgccTGTGGATGCACAAGTAGTGCAGGACCTGTGATCGAGAGCTGAGGCGCGGACCAGGGGCACGATGGTCTTGGGGTTTTCTCCAGTTAGACGTTTTGTTCCTGAACGTTGGTGTTGAAACGAGGACGCAGGTACTTCTTGAGCTTCGGACCCGCGTCCGAgttcacctccaccacctgtAACTAACGCGCTCTTCCgtccctgcagcccccccaccccccagcagaAGCCCCATGAAGGTGATCCAGGAGGAGGTCAGCCCCGAGGCCGGAGCGCTGCTGCTGGCCTGCGCCACGCTGCTGGTCTCCCTCCAGCTGTGGcgctggcggcggcggcgccccgGCGGCTGCCCGCCCGGTCCGCGCGCCTGGCCGATCATCGGGAACGCGGCGCAGCTTGGCCACGCACCGCACCTGTACTTTACGCGCATGGCTCAGAGGTTCGGCAACGTCTTCCAGATAAAGCTGGGCTCTCGGACCGTGGTGGTGCTGAACGGAGACGCCATCAAACAGGCTCTGGTGAGAAAGGGGATCGAATTCGCCGGCAGACCGGACTTCACCTCCTTCAAGTACATCTCCAACGGCCACAGCCTCGCGTTCGGCACCGTGACGGACTGGTGGAAGAGCCACCGCAGGGTCGCCCAGTCCACGGTGCGAATGTTCTCCACCGGGAACCTGCAGACCAAGAAGACCTTCGAGCGCCACCTCACCTGCGAGGTCAGAGAGCTTCTCCACCTGTTTCtgggcaaaaccaaggagctgcaGTATTTCCAGCCCATGAATTACCTGGTGGTCTCCACCGCCAACGTCATAAGCGCCGTGTGCTTTGGGAAGAGGTACTCCTACGAGGACGAGGAGTTCCAGCAAGTCGTGGGCAGGAACGACCAGTTCACGCGGACTGTGGGCGCGGGCAGCATCGTGGACGTGATGCCATGGCTCCAGTACTTTCCCAACCCCGTCAAATCCATATTTGACAACTTCAAGAGACTCAACAAAGAATTTAGCGATTTTATTAGAGACAAAGTTACCGAACACCGGAAAAGCATCCGGCCGAGCTCCGTGCGGGACATGACGGACGCGTTCATAGTGTCGCTGGACAAACTGAGCGAGAAAACGGGAGTTCCGTTATGGAAAGACTACGTGATTCCGACTGTTGGGGACGTGTTTGGAGCGAGTCAGGACACCCTGTCCACCGCCCTGCAGTGGATCTTCCTGGTTCTGGTCAGGTGAGCGACATCTCCTCTCTGGGTCCACTCAGAATGACGCTGGTTTACTAAAGACGGGAGATCTAATAACGCGGGAATTGTGTTTAATTAACCAATGACAGCGTTAAAATAGTACAAGACCTTCGGTATTATGCAACGTAAACGCTCGTGTTTGCGTGCGAGTGCGTGCACGTCGCGGGCGTGTTCCAATTAGCTTTTATTACCTCGAACCTTACAAATGCAACTGTCATGTTTGCTGTCACTGCTCCTCCTGTTGTTTGGATGCTTTGATTCTGAGATCAATGACAACATGTTGGACCATaaatcacacacgcacgcacacacacacgcccctaGATGAAAGTGCTGACTCTGACTGTGGCTGCAGGTACCCTGACATGCAGCAGCGTCTCCAGGAGGAAGTGGACCTGGTGGTGGGACGCCAGCGACTGCCTTGCATtgaggaccagcagcagctgccctgGGTCATGGCCTTCATCTACGAGGTGATGCGCTTCACCAGCTTCGTGCCGCTGACCATCCCCCACTCCACCACCACTGACACCACCATCATGGGCTACACCATCCCAAAGaacaccatcatcttcatcaaccAGTGGTCCATCAATCATGACCCCACCATCTGGTCCCACCCGGAGACCTTTGACCCCAACCGTTTCCTGAACCCCAGCGGCTCGCTGAACAAAGACCTCACCAGCAGAATGCTCATCTTCTCCATGGGGAAGCGTCGGTGCATCGGAGAGGAGCTGTCCAagctccatctcttcctcttcacgGCCCTGATTGGACACCAGTGCCACATCACCGACGACCCGGCCAAGCCCACCACCATGGACTACAACTACGGGCTGACGCTGAAGCCTCGGGGCTTCTACGTGGCCCTGACTCTGCGAGGAGACATGAGGCTGCTGGATGAAGCTGCCAGTAGACCTCCTGCCGAGGAGCCGGGGAGGGGGCCTCTGGCAGACCCGTGAACCCAGATCAGACCCACCATGAAGACTGCTCGACGAAGGATAATATGAAGGTCAAAGCAAAGGACTGTTGGACTCTGGCTCATCTTGTGTGGGCTGAGAACTGCTCAGTAGCTGTTGGATTGTGAATCCAGCATCCCAGTGCCTCAGAAACCCTAATGGTTTATTCCCAGTTTAAAAGGGCCTTGATCCATTTACGTGTGTAAATCAGAAAACGAGCTACTTCGGTAGTGAACAGGCGAAGGTACGGCAGGGGGCAGAGGTCAGATCTCAACTCACATGTAGGGACATGGACATTATGGACTGTCCAACTCCCAGGTTGGTGTGTCAGAACAGGAAGACGCCCCCTTGTGGCTCACCAGTGTTTTTATCGTGAAGTAATGATACATTTGGAAGCTAACCTGACGTCCTCCTTCATGGTCTGGAGGTCCAAGAGGGTCTCACTAGAGACCTGTGGACACATGAGAAACAAGGTAGCTGTTAGCAGTTGAATTTAAGACGAAGCTTCGGAGAGGTGAAGCTAAACGTGATCACCGATCAATAACGCAGATGTTCAGAATAACAAGGGCTTCAgggtttttcctgctcttcctcaggaATTCCAGGCTGCAAAAAGCTCGTTCACAGCTTCCAGAAGGTTGTTGAGCGACTTCACGGTGCGAACGCCGTCCCAGGTCACATGATCGACATATTTATTTCTCCTTTGCTCCTGTTGATTGATTTGTTCAGCAGGTTTTGATTTGATCatcaataaaattaaaagaacatGAACGAAACGTCCTGTTGAGATTCCTGCTGTTGAACATTTGCACAAACTGACAAGAACGTGGTGACTCGAGGTGGAGAAGCTGCTCCAACATCTGGACCTCAGgctgagtcacatgacctgagtCAA from Takifugu rubripes chromosome 4, fTakRub1.2, whole genome shotgun sequence includes:
- the cyp1b1 gene encoding cytochrome P450 1B1 encodes the protein MKVIQEEVSPEAGALLLACATLLVSLQLWRWRRRRPGGCPPGPRAWPIIGNAAQLGHAPHLYFTRMAQRFGNVFQIKLGSRTVVVLNGDAIKQALVRKGIEFAGRPDFTSFKYISNGHSLAFGTVTDWWKSHRRVAQSTVRMFSTGNLQTKKTFERHLTCEVRELLHLFLGKTKELQYFQPMNYLVVSTANVISAVCFGKRYSYEDEEFQQVVGRNDQFTRTVGAGSIVDVMPWLQYFPNPVKSIFDNFKRLNKEFSDFIRDKVTEHRKSIRPSSVRDMTDAFIVSLDKLSEKTGVPLWKDYVIPTVGDVFGASQDTLSTALQWIFLVLVRYPDMQQRLQEEVDLVVGRQRLPCIEDQQQLPWVMAFIYEVMRFTSFVPLTIPHSTTTDTTIMGYTIPKNTIIFINQWSINHDPTIWSHPETFDPNRFLNPSGSLNKDLTSRMLIFSMGKRRCIGEELSKLHLFLFTALIGHQCHITDDPAKPTTMDYNYGLTLKPRGFYVALTLRGDMRLLDEAASRPPAEEPGRGPLADP